From Haloarcula rubripromontorii, a single genomic window includes:
- a CDS encoding PAS domain-containing protein, with protein MAALRDALIETMLLDEEQFRRRLPDLVDTHQLRTVDPDHAGDSPAGIIRALDGFETGSVTPFEREYIAKMVRLGTAPLGLALTGPAYQDNPVRYATQTLQEMTGYSLATLRGENLRLLQGPATDPEAVATLQEGIDIWERRTVELWNYRADGTRFKNRVTIVPLTGPDGSITNWLGVQEAIDTADS; from the coding sequence ATGGCCGCACTCAGGGACGCACTTATCGAAACCATGCTGCTCGACGAGGAGCAGTTTCGCCGGCGACTTCCGGACCTTGTCGACACACACCAGCTCCGGACTGTCGATCCGGACCACGCGGGGGACTCGCCGGCAGGCATTATTCGGGCCCTCGATGGGTTCGAGACTGGCTCTGTAACTCCTTTCGAGCGAGAATACATCGCGAAAATGGTTCGACTCGGGACGGCCCCGCTGGGCCTGGCACTCACTGGCCCGGCGTATCAGGACAACCCAGTCCGATATGCGACACAGACGCTTCAGGAGATGACCGGGTACTCGCTGGCAACGCTTCGCGGCGAGAACCTTCGATTGCTGCAGGGACCAGCCACGGACCCCGAGGCGGTCGCAACGCTTCAGGAAGGGATCGACATCTGGGAACGGCGAACCGTCGAACTATGGAACTATCGCGCGGACGGCACACGCTTCAAAAACCGAGTGACGATAGTGCCACTCACCGGTCCCGACGGCTCCATCACGAACTGGCTCGGTGTGCAGGAAGCCATCGACACAGCAGACAGCTAG
- a CDS encoding NAD(P)/FAD-dependent oxidoreductase, whose amino-acid sequence MRISIVGGGFAGLAAAQVAEEVTSDVQLYDKGAYSGDRRGAWGEMVWDYSKLPLDRHVPGYVREANTGIFVGSNGKTTVTVPDGVILNRGELEKHWAGTLERTEIVENADVDEAEFRRLSSESDLLIDATGQFPISRRFTSLSYDVACPTLSGRIEADFSHLYPEPRALAYENYFLWIVPQSPEEATVGLGCREDKPPAELYEDMRQLLAEIDIEPPERESLYGGTDVSNGLRSLSHCSYELNDCTVHIAGDAIGLANSLTGFGMIHAAQSGRAAVRSFLQGESYKRRLLCQNFWTKAVTGVASPIHHTIGLDGIAQLAKSDIEYQEAFEPQQPADILGAVRTFI is encoded by the coding sequence ATGAGGATTTCTATCGTCGGAGGGGGATTCGCCGGGCTGGCAGCAGCGCAAGTGGCTGAAGAGGTTACGTCGGACGTGCAACTCTACGATAAGGGCGCATACAGCGGTGATCGAAGGGGGGCTTGGGGGGAGATGGTCTGGGACTACTCGAAGCTGCCTCTGGATCGACATGTTCCGGGATACGTTAGAGAGGCTAATACCGGGATATTTGTCGGTTCCAACGGGAAAACAACTGTAACTGTTCCTGATGGCGTGATTTTGAACAGAGGGGAGTTAGAGAAACACTGGGCAGGCACGCTCGAACGGACAGAGATTGTAGAGAACGCAGACGTCGACGAAGCAGAGTTTCGAAGGCTATCTTCGGAGTCGGATCTACTGATTGATGCCACTGGTCAGTTCCCGATCTCACGCCGGTTTACGTCCCTATCCTATGACGTAGCGTGTCCGACGCTGAGCGGGAGGATTGAGGCTGACTTCTCCCATCTGTATCCTGAGCCAAGAGCACTTGCGTACGAGAATTACTTCCTCTGGATCGTGCCACAGTCACCGGAGGAGGCAACTGTCGGCCTCGGCTGTCGAGAGGACAAGCCCCCTGCCGAACTGTACGAAGATATGCGACAGTTGCTTGCAGAAATCGATATCGAGCCCCCAGAGCGTGAGAGCCTGTACGGCGGCACTGATGTCTCAAACGGGTTACGGAGCCTCTCACACTGTTCGTACGAGCTAAACGACTGTACAGTGCATATCGCGGGTGACGCCATCGGATTGGCAAACAGCCTGACGGGCTTTGGAATGATACATGCGGCACAGTCCGGCCGAGCTGCTGTGCGTTCCTTCCTGCAAGGGGAGTCGTATAAACGCAGGTTGTTGTGCCAGAACTTCTGGACGAAAGCGGTCACTGGTGTGGCTTCACCCATTCATCACACTATCGGATTAGACGGAATAGCTCAGTTGGCAAAGTCGGACATCGAGTATCAGGAGGCCTTCGAACCGCAGCAGCCAGCAGATATTCTGGGCGCTGTTCGAACCTTCATTTAG
- a CDS encoding hydantoinase B/oxoprolinase family protein, whose amino-acid sequence MNDEATTPSDEQEAIDPVTLEILRNQLESVATEMGHVLIRGAYSPNIKERQDCSTALFDASGRMVAQAEHIPVHLGAMPDAVDVVLQKDPKPGDVFIVNDPFAGGTHLPDITLVSTIAPNDEVIGYAVSRAHHADVGGSSPGSMPPGAKEIYEEGFRLPAVRLVDGGEPNAAVHDLIRANVRTPDEREADLRAQRAANERAEERIGELLEEHGSTLLDAFDAVIEYSRERVETELDALPDGTYRAQDILEGDGVTDADIPITVAVTIDGASVSVDFAGTADQVAGNLNAPLSVAKSAVYFVVRAITDPEIPPNHGCYEPVSVSAPAGSVLNPDAPAAVVGGNVETSQRVMDVTLAALATAVPDRVPAGGQGTMNNLIIGDRAGEFTYYETIGGGFGARPGKDGMDGVQVGMTNTLNTPVEAMETEYPLRVERYALRPSSGGDGRYRGGLGLERTVTVETDATVSLLTERRRTAPDGIDGGKDGATGENLVDGEPVPAKASVDVEAGSTISVRTPGGGGHGDPAERDPEAKERDRQDGKVDNQ is encoded by the coding sequence ATGAACGACGAAGCCACGACACCGAGTGACGAACAGGAGGCAATCGATCCCGTAACGCTGGAAATCCTCAGGAACCAGCTTGAGAGTGTTGCAACCGAGATGGGCCACGTGCTCATCCGCGGGGCGTACTCCCCGAACATCAAGGAACGCCAGGACTGCTCGACGGCGCTTTTCGACGCGTCGGGTCGGATGGTCGCACAGGCGGAACACATCCCTGTACATCTCGGCGCGATGCCCGATGCGGTGGATGTTGTCCTCCAGAAGGACCCGAAGCCGGGTGACGTGTTCATCGTCAACGACCCGTTCGCCGGCGGGACACACCTGCCGGATATCACGCTCGTCTCGACGATAGCACCCAACGACGAGGTGATCGGGTATGCAGTCTCGCGAGCCCATCACGCCGACGTGGGCGGGAGTTCGCCGGGGAGCATGCCTCCGGGTGCAAAGGAGATTTACGAGGAGGGGTTCCGACTGCCTGCTGTTCGACTCGTCGACGGCGGCGAACCCAACGCGGCAGTTCACGACCTCATCCGTGCCAACGTCCGGACCCCGGACGAGCGTGAGGCGGACCTCCGTGCGCAGCGCGCTGCGAACGAACGAGCCGAGGAACGTATCGGTGAACTCCTCGAAGAACACGGGTCGACCTTGCTCGATGCGTTCGATGCCGTCATCGAGTACTCCCGCGAGCGGGTTGAGACGGAACTCGACGCGCTTCCGGACGGAACGTATCGAGCGCAGGATATCCTCGAAGGCGACGGCGTGACCGACGCCGACATCCCGATCACGGTGGCCGTCACCATCGATGGAGCCTCGGTTTCTGTCGACTTCGCCGGGACCGCCGATCAGGTGGCGGGCAACCTGAACGCGCCGCTTTCAGTCGCAAAGAGCGCGGTCTATTTCGTCGTCCGAGCGATCACCGACCCGGAGATTCCGCCGAACCACGGCTGTTACGAGCCGGTGTCCGTCTCCGCGCCTGCAGGGTCAGTACTCAACCCGGACGCGCCCGCTGCAGTCGTCGGCGGCAACGTCGAGACGAGTCAGCGCGTCATGGATGTCACACTGGCGGCACTCGCCACGGCAGTCCCCGACAGGGTTCCTGCCGGTGGACAGGGAACGATGAACAACCTCATTATCGGCGACCGAGCCGGGGAGTTTACCTATTACGAGACAATCGGCGGCGGGTTCGGTGCCCGGCCCGGGAAAGACGGGATGGACGGCGTACAGGTCGGCATGACGAACACGCTCAACACGCCTGTCGAAGCGATGGAGACCGAGTATCCGCTCCGGGTCGAGCGGTACGCGCTGCGTCCGTCGAGCGGCGGCGACGGCCGATACCGCGGCGGACTGGGCCTCGAACGCACCGTCACCGTCGAGACCGACGCAACCGTGTCACTGCTGACTGAGCGCCGACGAACGGCCCCCGATGGAATCGACGGCGGCAAAGACGGCGCGACAGGGGAGAATCTTGTCGACGGCGAGCCAGTTCCCGCGAAGGCTTCCGTTGACGTCGAGGCCGGGTCGACAATCTCCGTCCGAACACCCGGCGGCGGCGGGCACGGCGACCCAGCAGAGCGGGACCCGGAAGCGAAAGAGCGGGACCGACAGGACGGAAAGGTAGACAACCAGTGA
- a CDS encoding ParA family protein, with the protein MLTYTVYSEAGGVGKTTMAANLAVADARAGHDVLAIDMDPQEGSLSFLFDVADRRTDSEADSLVRHLVERPRGPFADLIETSEGVDVLPAHNSLEVLSKHLRRREEEAADFGENWNPNVQLLRVLKDAGIPSAYDTVIIDPPATADVKLYNALHATRNLVIPFEPSGKGQQSVEGLADLVTGLEDTLDINVGVLAAVPNRFKGTNDQEEMLKRLRAQSYDIPVVFRERTSLLEGCWRKQCSAFKYIEEHRSRERDYEIETLEQFEKLAAHLRQTREQEATA; encoded by the coding sequence ATGCTGACCTACACCGTGTACAGCGAGGCCGGCGGTGTCGGCAAGACAACGATGGCGGCGAACCTCGCCGTCGCCGACGCCCGCGCTGGTCACGACGTACTGGCAATCGACATGGATCCCCAGGAGGGGAGCCTTTCGTTCCTGTTCGATGTTGCGGACCGCCGAACGGACTCAGAGGCCGACAGTTTAGTTCGACACCTCGTTGAACGGCCACGGGGGCCGTTCGCTGACCTGATTGAGACTTCCGAGGGTGTCGACGTTCTCCCTGCACACAACTCTCTGGAGGTACTCTCGAAACATCTGCGGCGGCGCGAGGAAGAGGCAGCGGATTTCGGTGAAAACTGGAATCCGAACGTCCAACTTCTTCGTGTATTAAAAGACGCGGGCATTCCATCAGCGTATGACACTGTCATCATCGATCCGCCGGCAACCGCAGACGTGAAACTGTACAACGCGTTGCACGCCACACGAAACCTGGTCATTCCGTTCGAACCGAGCGGGAAGGGCCAGCAGTCCGTCGAGGGTCTGGCAGACCTCGTTACTGGACTTGAAGACACACTAGACATCAACGTCGGTGTGTTGGCCGCTGTACCGAACCGATTCAAAGGAACCAACGATCAAGAAGAGATGCTCAAACGACTCCGTGCGCAGTCGTATGATATCCCGGTCGTGTTCCGTGAGCGAACGTCCTTGCTCGAGGGGTGTTGGCGCAAACAGTGTTCGGCGTTCAAATACATCGAAGAACACCGGAGTCGGGAACGTGACTATGAAATCGAGACGCTGGAGCAGTTCGAAAAGCTGGCGGCACACCTCCGTCAGACCCGAGAACAGGAGGCAACAGCATGA
- a CDS encoding hydantoinase/oxoprolinase family protein yields MGGRRIGVDVGGTFTDVTLSLDGELVTAKVPSTEDQSEGVIAGIEKACKAADIDPETVSEFSHAMTVSVNALLEEDGAKTALVTTDGFRDVLEIGRQDRPSLYDLSAEKPTPLVPRRRRFEVSERTTTDGIEQSVDESEVRAIAEQLREMDVESVAVSLLHAYAHPENETRVADILRDELDVPVSASHEVLAEFREYERTSTTAVDAYVRPAIDRYVSHLTDRARDLGLPQPRIMQANGGITEADTVRRNAVTTVLSGPAAGVVGAGSMADDEQDGLVTFDMGGTSSDVSLVRDGEAERTTEGVINERPIKTPMVDVETVGAGGGSIAWVDAGGALRIGPRSAGATPGPACYGKGGTEPTVTDANLVLGYIGASTSLGGELSLDEDAAYDALADLADEAGLDGPLEAARGVYRVANANMTRAIRSVTVERGYDPRKFGLAAFGGAGPMHAAAIADSLDMDRVVIPRASGVLSAYGLLAADEKRDAVRTYQRSLDAVDHDDVDAVYEDMADELLAEVSNRETATVRCSADLRYAGQSFELTVDVDRPFDTADARERFATAHQSAYGYRADESVELVNCRVTTTVERSAPPVEYAAEGDPQKGSREAVFADAVRETPVYGRAQLPPQDRIDGPAIIEGDESTIVVPPAWNVWVRDDGTLIMAVSDT; encoded by the coding sequence ATGGGCGGCCGGCGGATCGGTGTCGACGTCGGTGGCACTTTCACCGACGTGACGCTGTCGCTCGACGGCGAACTCGTGACTGCGAAAGTTCCGAGTACCGAAGATCAGAGCGAGGGCGTCATCGCCGGGATCGAGAAGGCCTGCAAAGCGGCCGACATCGACCCTGAGACCGTAAGCGAGTTCTCACATGCGATGACGGTCTCGGTCAACGCGTTGCTCGAAGAGGACGGCGCAAAGACCGCGCTCGTCACGACCGACGGGTTCCGGGATGTGCTGGAGATCGGTCGGCAGGATCGCCCGTCGCTGTACGACCTGTCCGCCGAAAAGCCGACGCCGTTGGTTCCCAGACGCCGACGCTTCGAGGTGTCCGAACGAACGACCACGGACGGTATCGAACAGTCCGTCGACGAGAGCGAAGTGCGGGCAATCGCCGAGCAGCTGCGCGAGATGGATGTCGAGTCCGTTGCCGTCTCGCTGCTGCACGCGTACGCGCACCCTGAAAACGAAACACGCGTCGCAGACATCCTTCGGGATGAACTCGACGTGCCCGTCTCAGCCTCACACGAAGTCCTCGCCGAGTTCCGCGAGTACGAGCGGACATCGACGACGGCCGTCGACGCGTACGTACGGCCGGCGATTGACCGCTACGTCAGCCACCTGACCGACCGTGCGCGGGACCTCGGACTCCCACAGCCCCGGATCATGCAGGCCAACGGTGGGATCACCGAAGCCGACACCGTCAGGCGGAACGCCGTGACGACTGTCCTTTCTGGCCCTGCCGCTGGCGTCGTCGGGGCAGGTTCGATGGCCGACGACGAGCAGGACGGGCTCGTCACGTTCGATATGGGCGGGACCTCTAGCGACGTGAGTCTCGTCCGTGATGGCGAAGCGGAGCGGACGACGGAGGGCGTCATCAACGAGCGGCCGATCAAGACGCCGATGGTCGACGTCGAAACAGTCGGGGCCGGTGGCGGGTCTATCGCCTGGGTCGACGCCGGAGGCGCACTCCGAATCGGCCCGCGCTCCGCCGGAGCTACGCCCGGCCCCGCCTGCTACGGGAAGGGCGGGACTGAGCCGACCGTCACCGACGCGAACCTCGTGCTGGGCTATATCGGCGCAAGTACCAGCCTGGGTGGCGAACTGTCTCTCGACGAGGACGCGGCGTACGACGCGCTTGCTGACCTCGCCGACGAGGCGGGTCTCGATGGTCCCCTCGAAGCCGCTCGTGGCGTCTATCGCGTTGCCAATGCGAACATGACCAGAGCCATTCGCTCCGTGACCGTCGAGCGCGGGTACGACCCGCGGAAGTTCGGGCTGGCTGCGTTCGGGGGTGCTGGGCCGATGCACGCGGCAGCCATCGCAGATAGCCTCGATATGGATCGGGTGGTGATTCCACGCGCCTCAGGTGTGCTATCAGCGTACGGCCTGCTCGCAGCCGACGAGAAGCGCGACGCAGTACGGACGTATCAGCGGTCGCTTGACGCCGTCGACCACGACGACGTCGATGCAGTCTACGAGGACATGGCCGACGAACTGCTGGCTGAGGTCAGCAACCGCGAGACGGCGACAGTGCGTTGCTCCGCCGACCTCCGGTACGCCGGCCAGAGTTTCGAACTTACCGTGGATGTCGACCGGCCGTTCGACACCGCGGACGCACGCGAGCGGTTCGCCACAGCCCACCAGTCCGCGTACGGGTATCGAGCGGACGAGTCGGTCGAACTGGTGAACTGTCGCGTGACGACGACCGTCGAACGAAGCGCGCCGCCGGTCGAGTACGCCGCGGAGGGCGACCCACAGAAAGGGTCCCGGGAAGCAGTGTTCGCCGACGCAGTCCGCGAAACACCAGTCTACGGACGGGCGCAACTGCCACCACAGGATAGAATCGACGGCCCCGCGATTATCGAGGGCGATGAGAGTACAATTGTCGTCCCGCCGGCCTGGAACGTCTGGGTCCGCGATGACGGGACACTGATAATGGCGGTGAGCGACACATGA
- a CDS encoding DUF3592 domain-containing protein: MKVPIGITTLHLSQKSALLLLLAVGLLGFGGYDYVQQSQAVDNAVAVQATITDARVDRMEGGRGIDYEPEIRYTYQYQGETYTSEQVFPSTGVRTYSDRSRAESVVESYEPGATTRAYVSPADPNDAFLVRERTPWPLRAIAIGGFLSVIGVLAGLGAKSPGQQELRPASEVQPAPRETWVDSHGETVHRLSKQGLGVCFVGFWLSLVALVFGLLNTTGGFGGPPQEIQAELLGPVGLSMLAGFSFWVGMVLSLCLYGVWSFTEYRQLRQRLSASKPPSPFRHPSRLVTILGTGDGDLSEYGQRVRLTGWVLLIAAGMTATLAYLLYTAS; the protein is encoded by the coding sequence ATGAAGGTCCCGATCGGAATCACGACCCTCCACCTTTCACAGAAGAGCGCGCTTCTGTTGCTCCTCGCAGTTGGCCTTCTCGGGTTTGGGGGGTACGACTACGTCCAGCAGTCACAGGCGGTCGACAACGCCGTTGCCGTCCAGGCAACCATCACCGACGCTCGCGTCGACCGGATGGAAGGCGGTCGTGGGATCGACTACGAGCCGGAGATTCGCTACACGTACCAGTATCAGGGGGAGACGTACACCAGCGAGCAAGTGTTCCCGAGCACGGGCGTTCGGACGTACTCCGACCGGTCGAGAGCAGAGTCAGTGGTCGAGTCCTACGAGCCGGGAGCAACGACCCGCGCGTACGTCTCACCGGCCGACCCGAACGACGCGTTCCTCGTTCGAGAGCGGACGCCGTGGCCACTGCGAGCCATCGCCATCGGCGGTTTCCTCTCTGTCATCGGGGTGCTGGCCGGGCTGGGGGCGAAGAGCCCGGGTCAGCAGGAGCTCCGTCCGGCAAGCGAGGTGCAGCCAGCGCCACGCGAGACCTGGGTTGACAGTCACGGCGAGACAGTTCACCGGCTATCGAAACAGGGACTCGGTGTTTGTTTCGTCGGGTTCTGGCTCTCGCTGGTTGCGCTGGTTTTCGGTCTCCTGAACACCACCGGTGGGTTCGGAGGCCCGCCACAGGAGATTCAGGCAGAACTTCTGGGACCGGTCGGGCTCTCGATGCTCGCGGGGTTCAGCTTCTGGGTCGGGATGGTCCTCTCACTGTGCCTGTATGGCGTCTGGTCGTTCACCGAATACCGGCAGCTCCGGCAGCGGCTGTCTGCGTCAAAACCGCCGAGTCCGTTCAGACACCCGAGTCGGCTTGTTACGATACTCGGAACCGGCGACGGTGATTTGAGCGAGTACGGACAGCGTGTCCGGCTGACTGGATGGGTATTGCTGATTGCTGCCGGGATGACGGCGACGCTGGCGTATCTCCTCTACACTGCAAGCTGA
- a CDS encoding DUF4864 domain-containing protein, whose protein sequence is MSEHEYPVVGLPTPSETYGPGDAVAIQLDALETNDKPCDDAGIMTAYNFASPANRRSTGPLDRFIAMVESPQYRPMIDFEEAVRGPVEQDENYAEQRVTITGPDGRTTTYEFGLSVQSVGEFRGCWQTDRVVVV, encoded by the coding sequence ATGTCTGAACACGAGTACCCGGTGGTCGGCCTTCCGACACCCAGCGAGACATACGGCCCCGGCGATGCTGTTGCCATCCAGCTTGATGCGCTTGAAACGAACGACAAGCCATGTGACGACGCGGGGATCATGACGGCGTACAACTTCGCCTCCCCGGCCAACCGCCGCTCGACTGGCCCCCTCGACCGGTTCATAGCCATGGTCGAGTCACCGCAGTACCGCCCGATGATCGACTTCGAAGAGGCTGTGCGAGGCCCTGTAGAGCAAGACGAGAACTACGCTGAGCAGCGGGTGACGATTACGGGACCGGATGGACGGACAACCACCTACGAGTTCGGTCTGTCAGTCCAGTCCGTCGGTGAGTTTCGAGGGTGCTGGCAAACCGACCGTGTTGTCGTGGTCTGA